In Anthonomus grandis grandis chromosome 6, icAntGran1.3, whole genome shotgun sequence, one DNA window encodes the following:
- the LOC126737879 gene encoding UDP-glycosyltransferase UGT5-like isoform X2, which yields MMLLKVISICLLLAYNVQSYKILGLFPMAGISHHILATKLMEGLAEAGHEVTMVSPYPAKNLPKHWKYRDIVLDGVAEKFQEYLKNMNLFEMEKANAIALMRQMTNMMSEIMNNTINHPKMIELTKSNEQFDALIMEQFQQDGLKAYALIFNSHQILLSSVGPNPSVNPTVGNPQPVSYAPHFFAGDFSKDLSVWNRSKNLAFYLLDYFMTTFFTNPFQDDFVKKICSDCPSVSELRTNASLVLLNSHTSIYPALPLVPNMVEIGGYFIDPPKPLPEDLQEFMDNAKDGVVYFSMGSNLKSKDLPEATKNGILKVLGKLKQRVIWKFEENLPNKPANVLIKKWCPQADILAHPKMKLFITHGGLLSTTETIYHGVPILAIPVFGDQPTNAARAEAGGYGLKFHYLEFTIEKFESYLNELLNNPKYSQEVKKRSKIYHDRAMKPREAAVYWVEYVIRHNGAPHLRVAGRNLVWYKYFMVDVFAALLVVFGSLVYVVKLIVKKFCCRSMKSDRKQKVL from the exons atgatgtTGTTGAAAGTTATTTCAATTTGCTTATTATTAGCTTATAATGTGCAAAGTTATAAGATTTTGGGGTTGTTTCCTATGGCGGGTATCAGCCATCATATTTTGGCAACTAAGTTGATGGAGGGGTTGGCCGAGGCGGGCCACGAGGTAACAATGGTCAGCCCTTATCCAGCCAAAAATTTGCCGAAACATTGGAAGTACAGGGATATTGTGTTGGATGGGGTTGCTGAAAAGTTTCAAG aatatttgaaaaacatgAACCTCTTTGAGATGGAAAAAGCCAACGCAATAGCCTTAATGAGACAAATGACTAATATGATGTCGGAAATTATGAATAATACCATAAACCATCCCAAGATGATAGAACTGACCAAATCCAACGAACAATTCGACGCACTAATTATGGAAcaatttcaacaagatggttTAAAAGCATAcgccttaatatttaattctcaCCAAATCCTTTTAAGTAGTGTGGGACCCAACCCATCGGTAAATCCTACAGTCGGAAATCCTCAGCCAGTGAGCTACGCACCTCATTTCTTTGctggtgatttttcaaaggattTATCAGTCTGGAATAGATCAAAGAATTTGGCATTTTATCTATTGGACTACTTTATGACGACGTTCTTCACAAATCCATTTCAAGATGACTTTGTAAAGAAAATATGCTCTGATTGCCCATCCGTAAGCGAGTTGCGTACTAACGCCTCATTAGTATTACTTAACTCACATACGAGTATTTATCCAGCATTACCACTTGTCCCGAACATGGTGGAAATAG GTGGATATTTTATTGATCCTCCAAAGCCATTACCTGAAGATTTACAAGAGTTCATGGATAACGCCAAGGATGGAGTGGTTTACTTTAGCATGGGCAGCAATTTAAAGAGCAAGGATTTACCAGAAGCTacaaaaaatggtattttaaaagttttgggTAAATTGAAACAACGGGTTATCTGGAAATTTGAGGAGAATCTGCCAAATAAACCTGCAAATGTTTTGATCAAAAAGTGGTGCCCTCAGGCTGATATCTTAG CACATCCTAAAATGAAACTGTTTATCACTCATGGAGGTCTACTCAGCACCACAGAAACGATATATCATGGAGTCCCCATTCTCGCCATTCCAGTTTTCGGTGATCAGCCTACTAATGCAGCACGTGCGGAAGCTGGAGGATATGGGCTAAAGTTCCACTACCTTGAATTTACTATAGAAAAATTTGAAAGCTACTTGAATGAGTTACTAAACAACCCTAAATACTCCCAAGAGGTTAAGAAACGATCCAAAATATACCACGATAGGGCAATGAAACCTCGAGAGGCGGCCGTGTATTGGGTGGAGTACGTTATAAGGCATAATGGCGCTCCACATTTAAGAGTAGCAGGGAGAAAC